Proteins encoded together in one Corallococcus soli window:
- a CDS encoding AAA family ATPase: MPPRPGAEPTPFPEGPPVQERVAALEVLSPQDIDARLGDLGYRGQPEARRAAAVIAYRHLRRIRRLYLEGLEPEPGTRENALFLGPTGSGKTFLVELMFREILGVPTVLADATQFSETGYIGDDVSSLLSRLYEAADRDAEWAACGVICMDEFDKLATSRSDSRFSGQQTTKDVSGFGVQRSLLHLLSASSSTFPPDFGFTSRIRAETLDLSCLTFIACGAFSGFQGTALNMTHVERVGFGRDPGKGGTRDAESIATRITEEHLENTTAFSRYGFIPELIGRFNRLVSFAPLDAATLGDILQNNVLRTWEREFEHEGLQLTVTPEVRDWIVARAIKRETGARGLRTALAPVLEAAAYEHFGHGRAATVRLVLKDDAVHALRD; this comes from the coding sequence ATGCCCCCCCGCCCCGGCGCCGAACCCACCCCCTTCCCCGAAGGCCCGCCCGTCCAGGAGCGCGTGGCCGCCCTGGAGGTGCTGTCGCCCCAGGACATCGACGCGCGCCTGGGGGACCTGGGCTACCGGGGCCAGCCCGAGGCCCGCCGCGCCGCCGCCGTCATCGCCTACCGCCACCTGCGCCGCATCCGCCGCCTGTACCTGGAGGGCCTGGAGCCGGAGCCCGGCACCCGCGAGAACGCCCTCTTCCTGGGCCCCACCGGCTCCGGCAAGACGTTCCTCGTGGAGCTGATGTTCCGCGAAATCCTCGGCGTGCCCACCGTGCTCGCGGACGCCACCCAGTTCTCCGAAACGGGCTACATCGGCGATGACGTGAGCAGCCTGCTGTCCCGCCTCTACGAGGCCGCGGACCGCGACGCGGAGTGGGCCGCCTGCGGCGTCATCTGCATGGACGAGTTCGACAAGCTGGCCACCAGCCGCTCCGACAGCCGCTTCTCCGGTCAACAGACCACCAAGGACGTCAGCGGCTTCGGCGTCCAGCGCAGCCTGCTGCACCTGCTCTCCGCGTCCAGTTCCACCTTCCCCCCGGACTTCGGCTTCACCAGCCGCATCCGCGCGGAGACGCTGGACCTGTCCTGCCTCACCTTCATCGCCTGCGGCGCGTTCAGCGGTTTCCAGGGCACCGCCCTGAACATGACCCATGTGGAGCGCGTGGGCTTCGGGCGGGACCCCGGCAAGGGCGGCACCCGCGACGCGGAGTCCATCGCCACGCGCATCACCGAGGAGCACCTGGAGAACACCACCGCGTTCTCCCGCTACGGCTTCATCCCGGAGCTCATCGGTCGCTTCAACCGGCTGGTGTCCTTCGCCCCGCTGGACGCGGCCACCCTGGGCGACATCCTCCAGAACAACGTGCTGCGCACCTGGGAGCGCGAGTTCGAGCACGAGGGCCTCCAGCTCACCGTGACGCCGGAGGTGCGCGATTGGATTGTCGCCCGCGCCATCAAGCGCGAGACGGGCGCGCGCGGCCTGCGCACCGCGCTGGCCCCCGTGCTGGAGGCGGCCGCCTACGAGCACTTCGGGCACGGCCGCGCCGCCACCGTGCGCCTGGTGCTCAAGGACGACGCCGTGCACGCCCTGCGCGACTGA
- the treZ gene encoding malto-oligosyltrehalose trehalohydrolase: MRWRVWAPGHKQVEAVLYDAEDRVLRTLPLTPEAEGCFGGALPGQGAGLRYKLRLDGGDPFPDPWSRSQPAGVHGPSEVVVADHGWTDLHWKGPDPKSLVIYEVHVGTATPEGTFEAFIPKLGHLRELGVNTLELLPVASFPGARNWGYDGVDLFAPQATYGGPKGLRRLIDAAHAHGIAVLIDAVYNHFGPDGNYLGAYSPHYFTKKHHTPWGDAVNYDSEGSPFVRSLVLSNVEMWIRDYHADGLRLDAAHALVDDGQPHLLAEIVERAHAAGNGRRVVVFAEDERNERKLVTPVKDGGYGLDGVWADDLHHQLRRAFAGDHEGYYQDYTGSAEDIATTLRQGWFYQGQKSQNLGHARGTSSEGLAPWHFVHCIQNHDQVGNRPFGNRLSEDVSPAAYRAMSTLLLLSPFTPLLFMGQEWNASTPFLYFTDHNAELGKLVTEGRRKEFSGFSRFKGEQVPDPQDRDTFTRSTLDWSEPENPRHAGVHALYKELLRLRATEPVLSNRQGTGAHDARALGPDAFVLERRAEGDTLLVIVNLRGSLVHALPPQASAGIVLWSESPRFGGAVEASPLTGNVVRLEGPSAAVVRLRE; encoded by the coding sequence GTGCGCTGGCGCGTCTGGGCTCCCGGCCACAAGCAGGTGGAGGCGGTGCTGTACGACGCGGAGGACCGCGTCCTGCGCACGCTGCCGCTCACCCCGGAAGCGGAGGGTTGCTTCGGCGGCGCGCTGCCCGGACAGGGCGCCGGCCTGCGCTACAAGCTCCGCCTGGATGGCGGCGACCCGTTCCCTGACCCGTGGTCGCGCTCCCAGCCTGCGGGGGTGCACGGCCCGTCCGAGGTCGTCGTCGCCGACCATGGGTGGACGGACCTGCACTGGAAGGGGCCGGATCCGAAGTCGCTGGTCATCTACGAGGTGCACGTGGGCACCGCCACGCCGGAGGGCACCTTCGAGGCGTTCATCCCCAAGCTCGGGCACCTGCGGGAGCTGGGCGTGAACACGCTGGAGCTGCTGCCCGTGGCCAGCTTCCCCGGCGCCCGCAACTGGGGCTACGACGGCGTGGACCTCTTCGCGCCCCAGGCCACCTACGGCGGGCCGAAGGGGCTGCGGAGGCTCATCGACGCGGCGCACGCGCACGGCATCGCGGTGCTCATCGACGCCGTCTACAACCACTTCGGGCCGGACGGGAACTACCTGGGCGCGTACTCGCCCCACTACTTCACGAAGAAGCACCACACGCCCTGGGGCGACGCGGTGAACTACGACAGCGAGGGCAGCCCCTTCGTGCGCTCGCTCGTGCTGTCCAACGTGGAGATGTGGATCCGCGACTACCACGCGGACGGCCTGCGCCTGGACGCCGCGCACGCGCTGGTGGATGACGGCCAGCCGCACCTGCTCGCCGAAATCGTCGAGCGCGCCCACGCCGCTGGCAACGGCCGCCGCGTCGTCGTCTTCGCGGAGGACGAGCGCAACGAGCGCAAGCTCGTCACACCCGTGAAGGACGGCGGCTACGGCCTGGACGGCGTCTGGGCGGATGACCTGCACCACCAGCTGCGCCGCGCCTTCGCGGGCGACCACGAGGGCTACTACCAGGACTACACCGGCAGCGCGGAGGACATCGCCACCACGCTGCGCCAGGGCTGGTTCTACCAGGGCCAGAAGTCCCAGAACCTGGGCCACGCGCGCGGCACGTCGTCAGAAGGGTTGGCGCCGTGGCACTTCGTCCACTGCATCCAGAACCATGACCAGGTGGGCAACCGGCCCTTCGGCAACCGCCTGTCGGAGGACGTGTCCCCGGCCGCCTACCGCGCCATGAGCACGCTGCTGCTCCTGTCGCCGTTCACCCCGCTGCTCTTCATGGGCCAGGAGTGGAACGCGAGCACGCCGTTCCTCTACTTCACCGACCACAACGCGGAGCTGGGCAAGCTCGTCACGGAAGGCCGCCGCAAGGAGTTCTCCGGCTTCTCGCGCTTCAAGGGCGAACAGGTGCCGGACCCCCAGGACCGCGACACCTTCACCCGCTCCACGCTGGACTGGAGCGAGCCGGAGAACCCCAGGCACGCGGGCGTGCACGCGCTCTACAAGGAACTGCTGCGCCTGCGCGCCACGGAGCCCGTGCTGTCCAACCGCCAGGGCACCGGCGCCCACGACGCCCGCGCCCTGGGGCCGGACGCCTTCGTGCTGGAGCGCCGCGCGGAGGGCGACACGCTGCTCGTCATCGTGAACCTCCGGGGCTCGCTGGTGCACGCGCTGCCGCCGCAAGCGAGCGCGGGCATCGTGCTGTGGAGCGAATCGCCGCGCTTCGGTGGCGCGGTGGAGGCATCACCGCTGACGGGCAACGTCGTGCGCCTGGAGGGCCCCTCGGCCGCGGTGGTGAGGTTGCGCGAGTAG
- a CDS encoding discoidin domain-containing protein — translation MSQTHGLKASRGGWKRHVASTGALALLVSAGPALAASGFTAVTASGDDGNRPSATVDGNLATRWSSLGVGQWLRGDLGAVKSLSAVDIAWHEGNRRANTFVLATSTDGATWTMAVSTKSSGTTANFERYTFATRTARYVRVTVNGNSLNAWASIAEWAAITGDLPAPVGRDRFGVTMLYPSKAGGEAWTLADNATSDRRFNPQDTLTRNSDGSWKVRDSQVRLSVFTSTGYDDNKIPTYDRDVLASRGYMQAANDWKNVEMTGFVKLNSASVASDNFDWYARGGKHNNDHSGCEGSSYKAGLHYDGRARWQKETWHVSYEQTPYKAATSALKGRWVGFKSVMRNVTVSGRTAVKLEMYVNENADRVTWKKVYDYTDAGAWGGDAQHCGGATGPMPITWGGPIAVFRWDNANDVDFKWLSVREIQP, via the coding sequence TTGTCCCAAACGCATGGGTTGAAGGCATCCCGGGGGGGATGGAAGCGTCATGTCGCGAGCACCGGCGCGCTCGCGTTGCTCGTGTCCGCGGGTCCCGCGCTCGCCGCGTCGGGCTTCACCGCCGTCACCGCCAGCGGCGATGACGGCAACCGGCCGTCCGCCACCGTTGACGGCAACCTCGCCACGCGCTGGTCCAGCCTGGGGGTGGGGCAGTGGCTCCGGGGAGACCTGGGCGCCGTGAAGTCGCTGTCCGCCGTGGACATCGCCTGGCACGAAGGAAACAGGCGCGCGAACACGTTCGTCCTCGCCACGTCCACCGACGGCGCCACCTGGACGATGGCCGTCTCCACGAAGTCGTCCGGCACCACCGCGAACTTCGAGCGCTACACCTTCGCTACGCGCACCGCCCGCTACGTGCGCGTGACGGTCAACGGCAACTCGCTCAACGCCTGGGCCAGCATCGCCGAGTGGGCCGCCATCACCGGCGACCTGCCCGCGCCCGTGGGCCGGGACCGCTTCGGCGTCACCATGCTCTACCCGTCGAAGGCGGGCGGGGAGGCGTGGACGCTGGCGGACAACGCCACGTCGGACCGGCGGTTCAACCCGCAGGACACCCTCACCCGCAACAGCGACGGCTCCTGGAAGGTGAGGGACTCGCAGGTGCGGCTGAGCGTCTTCACGTCCACCGGCTACGACGACAACAAGATCCCCACCTACGACCGGGACGTGCTCGCGAGCCGGGGCTACATGCAGGCCGCGAACGACTGGAAGAACGTGGAGATGACCGGCTTCGTGAAGCTGAACAGCGCGTCCGTCGCGTCCGACAACTTCGACTGGTACGCCCGGGGCGGCAAGCACAACAATGACCACTCCGGCTGTGAAGGCAGCAGCTACAAGGCCGGCCTCCACTACGACGGCCGCGCGCGCTGGCAGAAGGAGACCTGGCATGTCTCCTACGAGCAGACGCCCTACAAGGCCGCCACCTCCGCGCTCAAGGGCCGCTGGGTGGGCTTCAAGTCGGTGATGCGCAACGTCACCGTCAGCGGCAGGACGGCCGTGAAGCTGGAGATGTACGTCAACGAGAACGCGGACAGGGTGACGTGGAAGAAGGTCTACGACTACACCGACGCGGGCGCGTGGGGCGGCGACGCGCAGCACTGCGGCGGCGCCACCGGGCCCATGCCCATCACCTGGGGCGGCCCCATCGCGGTGTTCCGCTGGGACAACGCGAACGACGTGGACTTCAAGTGGCTGAGTGTCCGTGAAATCCAGCCCTAG
- a CDS encoding M20 family metallopeptidase produces MNVDQALASSERIWEQEILPALERYIRIPNKSPAFDPDWVKSGHMEQAVQLISDWCRAQAAHLPGLTVEVVRLKTPDGKERTPVIYMEVPGTRGEDTVLLYGHLDKQPEMTGWREGLTPWTPVREGDKLYGRGGADDGYSAFASLSALRLLKEQGVPHARCAVLIEACEESGSYDLPAYIEALAPRIGKPSLVVCLDSGCANYDQLWMTTSLRGMVAGNLRVDILTEGVHSGDATGVVASSMRIMRQLLSRVEDEQTGHIKVDALHTQIPEGRREQAKAAAQTLGDELYTKFPWVEGSGPVTKDGEELVLNRTWRPALALTGVEGMPALASAGNVLRPFTTLKLSMRIPPRVDPKVAAKALKDVLEKDPPYGAKVTFDGDKASVGWDAPPLAGWLSRAVESASKSCFGKPAMAMGEGGTIPFMGMLGERFPEAQFLITGLLGPGSNAHGPNEFLHIPTGKKLTAGVASVIAEHFKR; encoded by the coding sequence ATGAACGTCGACCAAGCCCTCGCCTCGTCCGAGCGCATCTGGGAGCAGGAAATCCTGCCCGCGCTGGAGCGCTACATCCGCATCCCCAACAAGTCGCCCGCCTTCGACCCGGACTGGGTGAAGTCCGGGCACATGGAGCAGGCCGTCCAGCTCATCTCCGACTGGTGCCGCGCGCAGGCCGCGCACCTGCCGGGGCTGACGGTGGAGGTGGTGCGGCTGAAGACGCCGGACGGCAAGGAGCGCACGCCCGTCATCTACATGGAGGTGCCGGGCACGCGCGGCGAGGACACCGTCCTGCTGTACGGGCACCTGGACAAGCAGCCGGAGATGACCGGCTGGCGCGAGGGCCTGACGCCGTGGACCCCCGTGCGCGAGGGCGACAAGCTCTACGGGCGCGGTGGCGCGGACGACGGCTATTCGGCGTTCGCGTCGCTGTCCGCGCTGCGGCTGCTCAAGGAGCAGGGCGTGCCGCACGCGCGCTGCGCGGTCCTCATCGAGGCGTGCGAGGAGTCCGGCAGCTACGACCTGCCCGCGTACATCGAAGCGCTGGCGCCGCGCATCGGCAAGCCGTCGCTGGTGGTGTGCCTGGACTCGGGCTGCGCGAACTATGATCAGCTCTGGATGACCACCAGCCTGCGCGGCATGGTCGCCGGCAACCTGCGCGTGGACATCCTCACGGAGGGCGTGCACTCCGGTGACGCGACGGGCGTGGTGGCGTCGTCCATGCGCATCATGCGGCAGCTCTTGTCGCGCGTGGAGGACGAGCAGACGGGCCACATCAAGGTGGACGCGCTGCACACGCAGATTCCGGAGGGCCGGCGCGAACAGGCGAAGGCGGCGGCCCAGACGCTGGGCGACGAGCTGTACACCAAGTTCCCCTGGGTGGAGGGCTCCGGCCCGGTGACGAAGGACGGCGAGGAGCTGGTGCTCAACCGCACCTGGCGTCCGGCGCTGGCGCTGACGGGCGTGGAGGGCATGCCGGCGCTCGCCAGCGCGGGCAACGTGCTGCGCCCCTTCACCACGCTGAAGCTGTCCATGCGGATTCCGCCGCGCGTGGACCCCAAGGTCGCGGCGAAGGCGCTGAAGGACGTGCTGGAGAAGGATCCGCCGTACGGCGCGAAGGTGACGTTCGACGGGGACAAGGCGAGCGTGGGCTGGGACGCGCCGCCCCTGGCCGGCTGGCTGTCGCGCGCGGTGGAGTCCGCGTCCAAGTCCTGCTTCGGCAAGCCCGCCATGGCGATGGGCGAGGGCGGCACCATCCCCTTCATGGGCATGCTGGGCGAGCGCTTCCCGGAGGCGCAGTTCCTCATCACCGGCCTGCTGGGGCCGGGCAGCAACGCGCACGGGCCCAACGAGTTCCTGCACATCCCCACCGGCAAGAAGCTCACCGCCGGCGTGGCCAGCGTCATCGCGGAGCACTTCAAGCGGTAG
- a CDS encoding VOC family protein, which translates to MPSTPRRAPQVRAQPLIAVRDVAASSRWYQALLGCEGTHGGDDYDMLVSNGDPVLQLHAWDLEEHPNLMGPDSAPHGHGVLLWFETTDFEASVQAAQGLKLAWVEAPHENRNSRRWEFWVRDPDGYVVIVAAESRRKA; encoded by the coding sequence ATGCCGAGCACGCCCCGCAGGGCCCCCCAGGTCCGAGCGCAGCCCCTCATCGCGGTCCGCGACGTCGCCGCGAGCAGCCGCTGGTACCAGGCGCTCCTCGGCTGCGAGGGCACCCACGGCGGCGACGACTACGACATGCTCGTCAGCAACGGCGACCCCGTGCTGCAACTGCATGCCTGGGACCTGGAGGAGCACCCGAACCTGATGGGGCCGGACTCGGCGCCGCACGGGCACGGGGTCCTCCTCTGGTTCGAGACCACGGACTTCGAGGCGTCGGTCCAGGCGGCGCAGGGATTGAAGCTGGCGTGGGTGGAAGCGCCCCACGAGAACCGCAACTCGCGCCGCTGGGAGTTCTGGGTCCGGGACCCGGACGGCTACGTCGTCATCGTGGCGGCGGAGTCACGCCGGAAGGCCTGA
- a CDS encoding serine/threonine protein kinase has product MAVAFGKYELLKKIASGGMGQVFLAQEHGTGFERLVVLKLILPHLAEDEEFLDMFLEEARLVARLSHPNLITILDLTEIEGRHCLAMEYVQGEDVRRLDRFSRKQDKPLPVGLVVRIIADAAAGLSYAHGARDGQGQPLQLVHRDVSPQNVLVGFDGGVKVIDFGVAKAATSGQQTATGVLKGKYPYMSPEQANGQPVNGRSDQFALGVVMWELLTGKRLFKGDTDLMTLRLVRDCQIPPPSQLNPKLPPGLDEVLLKALAPTPEGRYPDCAAFRLALEDYALNLRLPSSSAHLAAYLRDLYAERIAAESDPSKLDQLAEDADLDSQSNSSRNGMPTSGARGLASSRASKLVGPPSRPPTRVGPEATRGTAALAPVVQKRRAWLPYVAGGVALVLSGAAVVWLRGAETAVPQAPVATVPQTPEAPQGRTPETPARPTPPEDLPPQPVRLLVTSEPPGATVQVAGEERGTTPVALPLVPGEPSVAVTLALNGYEPVTRQVSAADAPTVAVAMQRRTARTPNTPKKPPSSSSLGIKTGR; this is encoded by the coding sequence ATGGCGGTCGCGTTCGGGAAATATGAGCTGCTGAAAAAAATCGCCTCGGGCGGCATGGGACAGGTGTTCCTGGCGCAGGAGCATGGGACGGGCTTCGAGCGGTTGGTCGTGCTCAAGCTCATCCTCCCGCACCTCGCCGAGGACGAAGAGTTCCTGGACATGTTCCTGGAGGAGGCGCGGCTCGTCGCGCGCCTGTCGCACCCGAACCTCATCACCATCCTGGACCTGACGGAGATTGAAGGCCGTCACTGCCTGGCGATGGAGTACGTGCAGGGCGAGGACGTGCGGCGGCTGGACCGCTTCTCGCGCAAGCAGGACAAGCCGCTGCCGGTGGGGCTGGTGGTGCGCATCATCGCGGACGCGGCGGCGGGCCTGTCGTACGCGCACGGCGCGCGCGACGGTCAGGGCCAGCCGCTCCAGTTGGTGCACCGGGACGTGTCGCCGCAGAACGTGCTTGTCGGGTTCGACGGCGGCGTGAAGGTCATCGACTTCGGCGTGGCGAAGGCGGCCACCAGCGGGCAGCAGACGGCGACGGGCGTGCTCAAGGGCAAGTACCCGTACATGTCCCCGGAGCAGGCCAACGGCCAGCCGGTGAACGGCCGCAGCGACCAGTTCGCGCTGGGCGTGGTGATGTGGGAGCTGCTCACCGGCAAGCGCCTCTTCAAGGGCGACACGGACCTGATGACGCTGCGGCTGGTGCGCGACTGCCAGATTCCGCCGCCGTCGCAGCTCAACCCGAAGCTGCCGCCCGGCCTGGATGAGGTGCTGCTCAAGGCGCTCGCGCCCACGCCGGAGGGCCGCTACCCGGACTGCGCCGCGTTCCGGTTGGCGCTGGAGGACTACGCGCTCAACCTGCGGCTGCCCTCCAGCAGCGCGCACCTGGCCGCGTACCTGCGGGACCTGTACGCGGAGCGCATCGCCGCGGAGTCCGACCCGTCCAAGCTGGACCAGCTGGCCGAGGACGCGGACCTGGATTCGCAGTCCAACTCCTCGCGCAATGGCATGCCCACGTCGGGCGCGCGGGGGCTCGCGTCGTCGCGCGCGTCGAAGCTGGTGGGGCCTCCGTCCCGTCCGCCCACGCGCGTGGGGCCGGAGGCCACGCGCGGCACCGCGGCCCTGGCCCCGGTCGTCCAGAAGCGGCGCGCGTGGCTGCCGTACGTGGCGGGCGGCGTGGCGTTGGTGTTGAGCGGCGCGGCGGTGGTGTGGCTGCGCGGCGCGGAGACGGCCGTCCCCCAGGCGCCCGTCGCGACGGTTCCCCAGACGCCGGAGGCACCCCAGGGGCGCACGCCGGAGACGCCCGCGCGTCCCACCCCTCCGGAGGACCTCCCGCCCCAGCCGGTGCGCCTGCTGGTGACGAGCGAGCCGCCGGGCGCCACGGTGCAGGTGGCGGGCGAGGAGCGCGGCACCACGCCCGTGGCCCTGCCGCTGGTGCCCGGAGAGCCTTCGGTGGCCGTGACGCTCGCGCTCAACGGGTATGAGCCGGTGACGCGGCAGGTGTCCGCGGCGGACGCGCCCACGGTGGCGGTGGCGATGCAGCGCCGGACGGCGCGGACGCCGAACACGCCCAAGAAGCCGCCGTCCTCGTCGTCGCTGGGCATCAAGACCGGGCGTTGA
- a CDS encoding ABC transporter permease produces MNVLGMQTLFAKEVRRFMRVPGQTVLSPLISTTLYFIVFGYSISGRVHEVEGHPYLHFIVPGLVFLGIANNAFLNSSSSLFITKIQGTVVDLLVAPLGPGELMVGFVGGAMIRGLVVGLLTWVVASVFSGFSLEHPLATLYFLLLSSYVFSVLGMLAAVWAEKFEQINFFPTFVMLPLTFLGGVFYSVRELPSPWSQVSLFNPMVYMVEGLRYGMLGSSPFSPFVGGAILAATAAVATGVTYGVLRSGYKMKA; encoded by the coding sequence ATGAACGTCCTCGGGATGCAGACGCTGTTCGCGAAGGAGGTCCGGCGCTTCATGCGCGTGCCGGGCCAGACCGTCCTGTCGCCCCTCATCAGCACCACGCTGTACTTCATCGTCTTCGGCTATTCGATCTCCGGCCGCGTGCACGAGGTGGAGGGCCACCCGTACCTGCACTTCATCGTGCCCGGGCTGGTGTTCCTCGGCATCGCGAACAACGCGTTCCTCAACAGCAGCTCCTCGCTGTTCATCACCAAGATTCAGGGCACCGTGGTGGACCTGCTCGTCGCCCCCCTGGGGCCCGGCGAGCTGATGGTGGGCTTCGTTGGCGGAGCGATGATTCGCGGCCTCGTGGTGGGCCTGCTCACGTGGGTCGTCGCCTCCGTCTTCTCCGGCTTCAGCCTGGAGCACCCGCTGGCGACGCTCTACTTCCTCTTGCTGTCCAGCTACGTGTTCAGCGTGCTGGGCATGCTCGCCGCCGTGTGGGCGGAGAAGTTCGAGCAGATCAACTTCTTCCCCACGTTCGTGATGCTTCCGCTCACGTTCCTGGGCGGCGTCTTCTACTCCGTGCGCGAGCTGCCCTCGCCCTGGAGCCAGGTCAGCCTCTTCAACCCCATGGTCTACATGGTGGAGGGCCTGCGCTACGGGATGCTGGGCAGCAGCCCGTTCTCGCCGTTCGTGGGAGGCGCCATCCTCGCGGCCACCGCCGCGGTCGCCACCGGCGTCACGTACGGCGTGCTGCGCTCCGGCTACAAGATGAAGGCCTGA
- a CDS encoding ABC transporter ATP-binding protein, giving the protein MSEPVPTTPALELQGLSKRYGNFTALHAVDLSIRPGEIFALLGPNGAGKTTLIGSVCGLVKKSAGTMRVFGKDLDQDPVGPRYQVGLVPQEINFDPFFSVAESLRIQQGFYGQKRDDARVDEVLTALNLQSKKDSLTRALSGGMKRRLLIAKALVHRPRLVFLDEPTAGVDVELRRDLWTYVRKIASEGTTIVLTTHYLEEAEELADRVGIINEGRLLMVEDKDTILRRFGEKRLVVTFSEKLPALPPAGQRFSASLSPDGRTLTYVERENCAPSGELLRSLYADGLPISEVETRRPRLEDVLIEILRGRPMQAA; this is encoded by the coding sequence ATGTCCGAGCCCGTGCCGACGACGCCCGCCCTGGAGCTGCAGGGCCTCTCCAAACGCTACGGAAACTTCACCGCCCTGCACGCCGTGGACCTCAGCATCCGGCCCGGGGAGATCTTCGCCCTCCTGGGCCCCAACGGCGCCGGCAAGACGACCCTCATCGGCAGCGTGTGCGGCCTGGTGAAGAAGTCCGCCGGCACCATGCGCGTCTTCGGCAAGGACCTGGACCAGGACCCCGTGGGGCCCCGCTACCAGGTGGGCCTGGTCCCGCAGGAGATCAACTTCGACCCGTTCTTCTCCGTCGCGGAGTCGCTGCGCATCCAGCAGGGCTTCTACGGCCAGAAGCGCGACGACGCGCGCGTGGACGAGGTCCTCACCGCCCTCAACCTCCAGTCCAAGAAGGACTCGCTCACGCGCGCCCTGTCCGGCGGCATGAAGCGCCGGCTGCTCATCGCCAAGGCCCTGGTGCACCGGCCCCGGCTCGTGTTCCTGGACGAGCCCACCGCGGGCGTGGACGTGGAGCTGCGCCGCGACCTGTGGACGTACGTCCGCAAGATCGCCAGCGAGGGCACCACCATCGTCCTCACCACCCACTACCTGGAAGAGGCGGAGGAGCTGGCGGACCGCGTGGGCATCATCAACGAGGGCCGCCTGCTCATGGTGGAGGACAAGGACACCATCCTGCGCCGCTTCGGAGAGAAGCGGCTGGTCGTCACCTTCTCCGAGAAGCTGCCCGCCCTGCCCCCCGCCGGCCAGCGCTTCTCCGCGAGCCTGTCCCCGGACGGCCGCACGCTCACCTACGTGGAGCGCGAGAACTGCGCCCCCTCCGGGGAGCTGCTCCGCTCGCTCTACGCCGACGGACTGCCCATCTCCGAGGTGGAGACGCGCCGCCCCCGCCTGGAAGACGTGCTCATCGAAATCCTCCGCGGCCGCCCCATGCAGGCCGCCTGA